In one Microbacterium invictum genomic region, the following are encoded:
- a CDS encoding FAD-dependent oxidoreductase encodes MTVGIRALTARVFAILGRYSMYRIMLLALAALTAVSLVLSLFGVLSQGPLEILATAVVLVVACGAVDLLAQRVLRLPWRWESSVITAGILLFVLRPSLDPLLLLGAALAGAIAALSKYVLAWRGRHILNPAATGASALTLLSVWVPALGASAWWVGSPVLAAPVILLGIIVLWRAEKLRIAALFLVVAVGVALVRVFSQYAALGAPVTLGDILPQVLFSSPFLFLGAFMLSEPLTLPPRRWQQLLVALVVGVLAGWPIVIGSFSLGQERALLIGNLLGFLLAVRAANRLRLHQRSHLSPTVRELTFRVSGPMTFAPGQYLELDVPHRRADSRGTRREFSIASAPEDLPEVKIAYREPARSAPSSFKRALAQLDAGTDLSVTGVWGDFVLPRSTAAPVLLVAAGIGITPFVSQLRHHRLAGEDRDIVLVYVASDAAELAYRDEIAASGVPVIVFTRGTPADLPPHWRWARGVRLDADGLLGVVPDISARDAFVSGPAGLIAELAPALRRARSLTTDAFSGY; translated from the coding sequence CTGACCGTCGGTATCCGGGCCTTGACCGCCCGGGTCTTCGCGATTCTCGGCCGATACTCGATGTACCGGATCATGCTCCTCGCGCTGGCCGCGCTGACGGCCGTCTCGCTCGTGCTGTCGCTCTTCGGTGTCCTGTCTCAGGGGCCGCTGGAGATCCTCGCCACCGCCGTCGTTCTCGTCGTCGCCTGCGGTGCGGTCGACCTCCTCGCCCAGCGCGTGCTCCGCCTGCCCTGGCGGTGGGAGTCCTCGGTGATCACCGCCGGCATCCTGCTGTTCGTCCTCCGTCCGTCGCTGGACCCGCTGCTGCTCCTCGGCGCCGCCCTGGCCGGTGCGATCGCCGCGCTGTCGAAGTACGTCCTGGCCTGGCGCGGCCGGCACATCCTCAACCCCGCCGCGACGGGCGCCTCGGCGCTGACCCTGCTCAGCGTCTGGGTGCCGGCGCTCGGTGCGTCGGCGTGGTGGGTCGGCAGCCCGGTGCTGGCCGCGCCCGTCATCCTCCTCGGGATCATCGTGCTCTGGCGTGCGGAGAAGCTCCGGATCGCCGCCCTCTTCCTCGTCGTCGCCGTCGGAGTAGCCCTCGTCCGGGTCTTCTCGCAGTACGCGGCGCTGGGTGCGCCGGTGACGCTCGGCGACATCCTTCCTCAGGTGCTGTTCTCGTCGCCGTTCCTGTTCCTCGGCGCCTTCATGCTCTCCGAACCGCTCACCCTGCCGCCCCGGAGGTGGCAGCAGCTGCTCGTCGCCCTCGTCGTGGGCGTCCTCGCGGGGTGGCCGATCGTGATCGGATCGTTCAGTCTCGGGCAGGAGCGGGCCCTGTTGATCGGGAATCTCCTCGGCTTCCTACTCGCCGTCCGCGCGGCGAATCGGCTTCGGCTGCACCAGCGCTCCCATCTCAGCCCCACGGTGCGCGAGCTCACCTTCCGGGTGTCCGGCCCGATGACCTTCGCGCCCGGTCAGTACCTCGAGCTGGACGTGCCCCACCGGCGCGCCGACAGCCGGGGCACCCGCCGTGAGTTCAGCATCGCCAGCGCCCCCGAAGACCTTCCAGAGGTGAAGATCGCCTACCGCGAGCCGGCCCGCAGCGCCCCCTCGAGCTTCAAGCGCGCTCTCGCGCAGCTCGACGCCGGCACCGACCTCTCGGTCACCGGGGTGTGGGGAGACTTCGTCCTCCCGCGGAGTACCGCCGCACCGGTGCTCCTCGTCGCCGCCGGCATCGGGATCACCCCCTTCGTCTCCCAGCTGCGCCATCACCGTCTCGCGGGCGAGGACCGCGACATCGTGCTCGTCTACGTCGCCTCGGATGCCGCCGAGCTGGCCTATCGCGACGAGATCGCCGCCTCGGGGGTGCCCGTGATCGTCTTCACCCGCGGAACACCCGCCGATCTTCCCCCGCACTGGCGATGGGCGCGCGGTGTCCGCCTCGATGCCGACGGTCTGCTCGGTGTCGTTCCCGACATCTCCGCCCGTGACGCGTTCGTCTCGGGCCCGGCCGGGCTCATCGCCGAGCTCGCTCCGGCGCTTCGGCGGGCCCGGTCGCTGACGACGGACGCCTTCAGCGGGTACTGA
- a CDS encoding MarR family winged helix-turn-helix transcriptional regulator: MPRESDEVDRIVEAWGAQRPDLDFSPLEVLSRVDRLSRHLDRARREAFRRSELEPWEWDVLSALRRAGEPFQLSPKQLLQQTLVSSGTMTNRIDRLVGRRLVRREADPGDGRSILVTLTEEGRTRVDAAITRLVDAEALLLGALSRSDRDRLAGLLRKLSLGFDA, from the coding sequence ATGCCCCGAGAGTCGGACGAAGTCGACCGCATCGTCGAGGCCTGGGGCGCGCAGCGGCCCGACCTCGACTTCTCTCCCCTGGAGGTGCTCTCCCGGGTGGATCGGCTGTCGCGGCATCTCGATCGCGCCCGGCGCGAGGCGTTCCGCCGCAGCGAGCTGGAACCGTGGGAGTGGGACGTGCTGTCGGCGCTGCGACGCGCGGGCGAGCCGTTCCAGCTGAGCCCCAAGCAGCTGCTCCAGCAGACGCTCGTCTCCAGCGGCACCATGACCAACCGGATCGACCGCCTCGTGGGGCGCCGTCTGGTGCGACGCGAGGCCGACCCGGGGGACGGCCGGAGCATCCTGGTGACCCTCACCGAGGAGGGCCGCACCCGCGTCGACGCCGCGATCACCCGCCTCGTCGACGCCGAGGCGCTCCTTCTCGGCGCGTTGTCGCGAAGCGATCGGGATCGCCTCGCGGGACTGCTGCGCAAGCTCAGCCTCGGCTTCGACGCCTGA
- a CDS encoding FMN-binding protein: MIRLDLAPRPVRVGAAGVGIAGVLLLAGCASGAADGADDSGSTSTDTGATSSDSGTPSSDSSSTDTGSSSGAYADGTYTAEGTYNTPESVEQITVTLTLEDDIVTAVEVTGDPQARESQQYQSQFIGGIADEVVGQNIDDLSVDRVAGSSLTSGGFNAAVEEIKAEAAA, encoded by the coding sequence ATGATCCGTCTCGATCTCGCCCCCCGTCCCGTCCGCGTCGGTGCCGCCGGAGTCGGTATCGCGGGTGTGCTCCTGCTCGCCGGCTGTGCGAGCGGCGCCGCCGACGGTGCGGATGACTCCGGTTCGACCTCCACCGACACGGGGGCCACCTCGAGCGATTCGGGCACCCCGTCGAGCGATTCGAGCTCCACCGACACCGGATCCTCCAGCGGCGCCTACGCCGACGGCACATACACGGCCGAGGGCACCTACAACACCCCCGAGTCCGTCGAGCAGATCACGGTGACCCTGACCCTCGAGGACGACATCGTCACCGCTGTCGAGGTGACCGGAGACCCGCAGGCCCGCGAGTCGCAGCAGTACCAGTCGCAGTTCATCGGCGGCATCGCCGACGAGGTGGTCGGTCAGAACATCGACGATCTCTCGGTCGATCGCGTCGCGGGCTCTTCGCTGACGAGCGGCGGCTTCAACGCCGCGGTCGAGGAGATCAAGGCCGAAGCGGCGGCGTGA
- a CDS encoding sensor histidine kinase — protein sequence MRPARRPWTLQRRLIVTIAAIVSLILILVGVATSAILGSVLERSLDSQVEATANRAAIWIRPLIGSGATAADILEEQAPQPGFLLVVGDPVTGETTAAATDDGGKVVELSDDQITELVDRLDTAGPAVSALDGVGTYRLANVPASPAIVVVGISRTAVATTIGEMLLTIALLTLGGLLLLAVATAWTVRAGLAPLRSVAETARRVAAVPLDQGEVSIRDRVPDDEADPRTEIGQVGQALNTLLDHVSTSLTARQRNEERMRSFVADASHELRTPLASIRGYSELSLRALERGHDDGAVHTAEASLERIQSQSLRMTSLVEDLLLLARLDEGQELVYGTVDLSQLVVESLGDAQAAGPDHHWETDVDEDPIVVAGDARRLHQVMTNLLGNARIHTPAGTTVRVSIERQGTHAVVRVHDDGPGIDPAVADELFERFSRADRSRARNTGGTGLGLSIARAIVAAHGGTLAVTSAPGDTTFEMRLPVRPEDPAGVSTR from the coding sequence GTGAGGCCAGCCCGCCGCCCCTGGACCCTCCAACGACGACTGATCGTCACGATCGCCGCCATCGTCTCCCTCATCCTGATCCTCGTCGGCGTCGCCACCTCGGCGATCCTCGGATCGGTGCTGGAGCGGAGTCTGGACAGCCAGGTCGAGGCGACCGCGAACCGGGCGGCGATCTGGATCCGGCCCCTGATCGGCAGCGGCGCCACGGCCGCGGACATCCTGGAGGAACAGGCCCCGCAACCGGGCTTCCTCCTCGTCGTCGGTGATCCGGTCACCGGCGAGACGACCGCGGCCGCCACCGACGACGGTGGCAAGGTGGTCGAGCTCAGCGACGACCAGATCACCGAGCTGGTGGATCGGCTCGACACCGCCGGCCCCGCCGTGTCGGCCCTCGACGGCGTCGGGACCTACCGACTGGCCAACGTGCCCGCCTCCCCCGCGATCGTCGTCGTCGGCATCTCCCGCACCGCGGTGGCGACGACGATCGGCGAGATGCTGCTGACCATCGCCCTGCTCACCCTCGGAGGCCTGCTGCTTCTGGCGGTGGCCACGGCATGGACGGTGCGGGCGGGCCTCGCCCCGCTCCGCTCCGTCGCCGAGACCGCCCGTCGGGTCGCGGCGGTCCCTCTCGATCAGGGCGAGGTCTCCATCCGCGACCGCGTCCCCGACGACGAGGCCGACCCGCGCACCGAGATCGGGCAGGTGGGGCAGGCCCTGAACACGCTCCTGGATCACGTGTCGACCTCGCTCACCGCACGACAGCGCAACGAGGAGCGGATGCGCTCCTTCGTCGCCGACGCCAGCCACGAGCTGCGCACCCCGCTGGCGTCGATCCGCGGCTACTCCGAGCTGTCGCTCCGCGCCCTCGAGCGCGGGCACGACGACGGCGCGGTGCACACCGCCGAGGCGTCTCTGGAGCGCATCCAGAGCCAGTCGCTGCGGATGACCTCGCTCGTCGAGGACCTGCTCCTCCTCGCGCGCCTCGACGAGGGCCAGGAGCTGGTCTACGGCACGGTCGATCTGTCGCAGCTGGTCGTGGAGTCCCTCGGCGACGCCCAGGCGGCGGGGCCGGATCACCACTGGGAGACCGATGTCGACGAGGATCCGATCGTGGTCGCGGGCGACGCGCGGCGCCTGCATCAGGTGATGACGAACCTCCTCGGCAACGCGCGCATCCACACCCCCGCGGGCACCACGGTGCGCGTCTCGATCGAGCGGCAGGGCACACACGCGGTGGTGCGGGTGCACGACGACGGCCCCGGGATCGATCCCGCCGTCGCCGACGAACTGTTCGAGCGGTTCTCCCGTGCCGACCGGTCGAGGGCGAGGAACACCGGCGGCACGGGGCTCGGTCTGTCGATCGCCCGCGCGATCGTCGCGGCTCACGGCGGCACCCTCGCCGTCACGAGCGCGCCGGGCGACACGACCTTCGAGATGCGGCTGCCCGTCAGACCCGAGGATCCCGCCGGGGTCAGTACCCGCTGA
- a CDS encoding GNAT family N-acetyltransferase has protein sequence MDAAAADAHLARDVDPVSRERLEAQGLEMRMVTDDADRDAFIQVVARGFLDPELTDEQVRETRSRGSYRRLTGVYDPQTPTASAPVATSASWLSELTLPGGGVLPGSAISAVTVAPTHRRRGVARALLEAELRSAVAGGVPLAMLTVSEATLYGRYGFGPAAPAANWVIDTKRAGWRGPGRSGRVDFISRETWREIAPALHEEVRLRSVGELEIPAGHWDSFAGTRPDAKDPGKRRAIQWRDDAGRVRGAALYTVTENSDDWTKSRVDVTSLLAVTPTAYAALWRFLLELDLIGEIHAGELAVDEPLWWMIADQRAATITLRDHQYVRIIDVPRVLEGRTYSGSGEVVLDVEDSLGLSTGRWHLRVVDGIGTVEDIGDSAAAAPVVRLGIEELSAISLGGVSVATLAAAGRLAVDDAETVSLLFLTARAPRLSFWY, from the coding sequence ATGGATGCAGCTGCTGCCGACGCCCATCTCGCGCGCGATGTGGATCCGGTCTCCCGAGAACGCCTCGAGGCTCAGGGCCTCGAGATGAGAATGGTGACCGACGACGCCGACCGGGACGCCTTCATCCAGGTCGTCGCCCGCGGGTTCCTCGATCCCGAACTGACCGACGAGCAGGTGCGCGAGACGCGCTCCCGCGGGAGCTACCGTCGCCTCACGGGCGTCTACGACCCGCAGACGCCGACGGCGTCTGCGCCCGTGGCCACGAGCGCCTCGTGGCTGTCCGAGCTCACGCTGCCCGGCGGCGGCGTGCTGCCCGGAAGCGCCATCAGCGCCGTCACCGTCGCGCCCACCCATCGGCGACGGGGGGTCGCACGGGCTCTGCTGGAGGCCGAGCTGCGCAGCGCGGTCGCGGGCGGTGTGCCGCTGGCGATGCTGACCGTCAGCGAAGCCACCCTGTACGGCCGGTACGGCTTCGGCCCGGCGGCCCCGGCGGCGAACTGGGTCATCGACACCAAGCGGGCCGGATGGCGCGGGCCCGGCCGGTCCGGCCGGGTGGACTTCATCTCACGGGAGACCTGGCGCGAGATCGCGCCCGCCCTCCACGAGGAGGTGCGCCTGCGCTCGGTGGGCGAACTGGAGATCCCCGCCGGCCATTGGGACAGCTTCGCCGGTACGAGGCCCGACGCGAAAGACCCGGGCAAACGCCGCGCGATCCAGTGGCGCGACGACGCCGGACGGGTCCGCGGCGCGGCGCTCTACACCGTCACCGAGAACAGCGACGACTGGACGAAGTCCCGCGTCGACGTGACCTCCCTCCTCGCCGTCACGCCCACCGCCTACGCGGCGCTGTGGCGCTTCCTCCTCGAGCTCGACCTGATCGGCGAGATCCATGCCGGAGAACTCGCCGTGGATGAGCCGCTGTGGTGGATGATCGCCGACCAGCGCGCAGCCACGATCACGCTCCGCGATCACCAGTACGTGCGGATCATCGACGTCCCCCGGGTGCTCGAGGGGCGGACCTACAGCGGTTCGGGCGAGGTCGTCCTCGATGTGGAGGACTCGCTGGGCCTGTCCACCGGCCGCTGGCATCTGCGGGTGGTCGACGGCATCGGCACCGTCGAAGACATCGGCGATTCCGCCGCCGCCGCGCCGGTGGTGCGCCTGGGGATCGAGGAGCTGTCGGCGATCTCCCTCGGTGGCGTGTCGGTCGCGACCCTCGCGGCTGCGGGGCGGCTGGCCGTCGACGACGCCGAAACCGTCTCCCTCCTCTTCCTGACCGCTCGTGCGCCACGGCTGAGCTTCTGGTACTGA
- a CDS encoding ABC-F family ATP-binding cassette domain-containing protein: MAHLLGAEALHLEFPTKVVFDGISLGVDEGDRIGVVGRNGDGKSTLLAMLAGRLEPDSGRVTVRRGVRVGVLDQSDTLDDDHTVRFAVVGDRADHEWAGDPRVRDVIEGLLEGLDWDGPVTGLSGGQRRRVALAALLVGDWDVLFLDEPTNHLDVEAIAWLADHIRGRWPANQGGLLVVTHDRWFLDEVCTTTWEVHDRIVEPFEGGYAAYILQRVERDRQAAAIEARRQNLARKELAWLRRGAPARTSKPKFRIDAANALIEDVPELRDPVALQALAITRLGKDVVDLLDVSVVYDDGATRTEVFHDVEWRIAPGERTGILGVNGAGKSTLLSLISGELEPSSGRVKRGKTVRVAILSQQMDELDPHLDDPVRVVISGLRTTYTLGAGSKAQELSPGQLLERMGFSSAQLSTPVRDLSGGQKRRLQLLLILLSQPNVLILDEPTNDLDTDMLAALEDLLDSWPGTLLVVSHDRYFMERVTDQQYALLGGRLRHLPAGVDEYLRLRAAARHAPTALPTSSPPFTTLGGAELRAAQKEAAALERRIEKLESEVSRAKIALAEHDQSDYTGLSAEMSRIGALEAERDATEERWFALIEQIG, encoded by the coding sequence ATGGCGCATCTTCTCGGGGCCGAAGCCCTGCACCTGGAATTTCCCACGAAGGTCGTCTTCGACGGCATCTCCCTCGGCGTCGATGAGGGAGACCGCATCGGCGTCGTGGGACGCAACGGCGACGGCAAGTCCACCCTGCTGGCCATGCTCGCCGGACGCCTCGAGCCCGATTCCGGCCGCGTGACCGTCCGGCGCGGCGTCCGGGTGGGGGTCCTCGATCAGTCCGACACCCTGGACGACGACCACACCGTGCGCTTCGCCGTGGTCGGCGACCGCGCCGATCACGAATGGGCGGGAGATCCGCGGGTACGCGACGTCATCGAGGGTCTGCTCGAGGGACTGGACTGGGACGGACCGGTCACCGGTCTCTCCGGCGGTCAGCGGCGACGCGTCGCCCTCGCCGCCCTCCTCGTCGGCGACTGGGACGTCCTCTTCCTCGACGAGCCGACCAACCACCTCGACGTCGAGGCGATCGCGTGGCTGGCCGACCACATCCGCGGTCGCTGGCCGGCGAACCAGGGGGGACTCCTGGTTGTCACCCACGATCGGTGGTTCCTCGACGAGGTCTGCACGACGACGTGGGAGGTGCACGACCGCATCGTGGAGCCCTTCGAGGGCGGGTACGCCGCGTACATCCTGCAGCGGGTCGAGCGCGACCGGCAGGCGGCCGCCATCGAAGCGCGCCGGCAGAACCTCGCCCGGAAAGAGCTCGCGTGGCTGCGCCGCGGCGCCCCCGCGCGGACGTCCAAGCCGAAGTTCCGCATCGACGCGGCGAACGCCCTCATCGAGGACGTCCCCGAGCTCCGCGACCCGGTGGCCCTGCAGGCTCTGGCGATCACGCGGCTCGGCAAGGACGTGGTCGACCTGCTCGACGTCTCGGTGGTGTACGACGACGGAGCCACCCGCACCGAGGTCTTCCACGATGTCGAATGGCGCATCGCGCCCGGCGAGCGCACCGGCATCCTGGGCGTCAACGGCGCGGGCAAGTCGACGCTGCTGTCGCTCATCTCGGGGGAGTTGGAGCCCAGCTCCGGCCGGGTGAAGCGGGGGAAGACGGTGCGGGTGGCCATCCTCAGCCAGCAGATGGACGAGCTCGACCCCCACCTGGACGATCCGGTGCGCGTGGTCATCTCAGGCCTGCGCACGACCTACACCCTCGGTGCCGGGTCGAAGGCCCAGGAGCTGTCGCCGGGGCAGCTGCTGGAGCGGATGGGCTTCTCCAGCGCGCAGCTGTCCACCCCCGTCCGCGACCTCTCGGGCGGGCAGAAGCGGCGGCTGCAGCTGCTGCTCATCCTCCTCTCGCAGCCGAACGTCCTGATCCTGGACGAACCCACGAACGATCTCGACACCGACATGCTCGCCGCTCTCGAGGACCTCCTCGACTCCTGGCCGGGCACTCTCCTCGTCGTCTCCCACGACCGGTACTTCATGGAGCGGGTGACCGACCAGCAGTACGCGCTGCTGGGCGGACGCCTGCGTCACCTCCCGGCCGGCGTCGACGAGTACCTGCGGCTGCGGGCCGCGGCACGGCACGCTCCGACGGCGCTGCCGACGTCCTCACCGCCGTTCACGACGCTCGGCGGCGCCGAGCTCCGCGCCGCGCAGAAGGAGGCCGCGGCGCTCGAGCGTCGCATCGAGAAGCTCGAGAGCGAGGTGTCGCGCGCCAAGATCGCCCTCGCAGAGCACGACCAGTCCGACTACACGGGGCTCTCGGCGGAGATGAGCCGCATCGGCGCACTCGAGGCCGAGCGCGACGCGACCGAGGAGCGCTGGTTCGCCCTCATCGAGCAGATCGGCTGA
- a CDS encoding ribose-phosphate diphosphokinase — MARKTKTVDLDLDNDIAPGIVAKTKKRLVVASGRSHQTLAVDVAAALGTQLVPTEYRTFASGEILTRFEVSIRGCDFFLIQSFGPPVNEWLMETLIMLDAAKRASAKRITVVAPYYPYSRQDKKGRGREPISARLVADLLRTAGADRVMSVDLHAAQIQGFFDGPVDHLFAKPVLLEYFRSTLSTEDRAKLTVVSPDTGRVRVADTWSDSLGAPLAIIHKRRDPNVANQVTVNEIVGQVDGRVCLLVDDMIDTGGTIVKAAEALKASGAERVIVAATHAIFSDPAAERLRSDAIDEVVVTDTVPVPDSKRFPGLTILPIAPLLARAIREVFEDGSVTSMFDGAA; from the coding sequence ATGGCGCGCAAAACGAAGACGGTTGACCTCGACCTCGACAACGACATCGCCCCGGGCATCGTCGCCAAGACCAAGAAGCGGCTCGTCGTCGCATCCGGCCGTTCACACCAGACCCTGGCGGTCGACGTCGCCGCGGCGCTCGGGACGCAGCTCGTCCCCACCGAGTACCGCACCTTCGCGTCGGGCGAGATCCTCACGCGCTTCGAGGTCTCCATCCGCGGGTGCGACTTCTTCCTCATCCAGTCCTTCGGTCCTCCCGTCAACGAGTGGCTGATGGAGACCCTCATCATGCTCGACGCCGCCAAGCGGGCATCCGCCAAGCGCATCACCGTCGTCGCGCCGTACTATCCCTACAGCCGGCAGGACAAGAAGGGCCGCGGTCGTGAGCCGATCAGCGCCCGCCTGGTCGCCGACCTCCTCCGCACCGCCGGCGCCGATCGTGTGATGAGCGTGGATCTGCACGCCGCCCAGATCCAGGGCTTCTTCGACGGACCCGTGGATCATCTGTTCGCCAAACCCGTGCTGCTCGAGTACTTCCGCAGCACCCTCAGCACCGAGGACCGCGCCAAGCTCACCGTCGTCTCGCCCGACACCGGACGCGTGCGGGTGGCCGACACCTGGTCGGACAGCCTCGGGGCGCCGCTGGCGATCATCCACAAGCGGCGCGATCCGAATGTGGCGAACCAGGTCACCGTGAACGAGATCGTCGGTCAGGTGGATGGCCGCGTCTGCCTCCTCGTCGACGACATGATCGACACCGGCGGCACCATCGTGAAGGCCGCCGAGGCGCTCAAGGCCAGCGGCGCGGAGCGGGTCATCGTCGCGGCGACCCACGCGATCTTCAGCGACCCCGCCGCCGAGCGTCTGCGCAGCGACGCCATCGATGAGGTCGTCGTCACCGACACCGTGCCCGTCCCCGACTCCAAGCGCTTCCCGGGGCTGACGATCCTCCCTATCGCGCCGCTCTTGGCCCGGGCGATCCGAGAGGTCTTCGAGGACGGCTCGGTCACGAGCATGTTCGACGGCGCCGCGTGA
- a CDS encoding FAD:protein FMN transferase has protein sequence MTPPAAVRTTPEIWRFEAIGTRWEVGTAQALTADDRAAVAEAVDAFDRAWSRFRDDSAVTTLARGGGAVAAPADTDLLLSRLAEIADATGGAVSPLVGGVLARRGYDAGMSLTDRGAEPAPLWRETLSWTPDMLRLSEPATIDVGALGKGRLVDIVHDLLAERTSGPLVVDASGDLRVSGAELRIALEHPFDTTRAIGVVTASSGAVCASATNRRRWGDGLHHVLDARTGIPVRTVAATWAFAPEAMTADAVATALFFDGGPEIAHRWGAEWVRMTTDGRVDWSPGNPAELFRRTATVAS, from the coding sequence ATGACCCCGCCCGCCGCAGTACGCACGACGCCCGAGATCTGGCGCTTCGAGGCGATCGGCACCCGGTGGGAGGTCGGCACCGCCCAGGCTCTGACCGCGGACGACCGCGCGGCGGTGGCCGAGGCTGTCGACGCGTTCGATCGGGCGTGGTCGAGGTTCCGCGACGACTCCGCGGTGACCACCCTCGCACGCGGGGGCGGAGCCGTCGCCGCCCCGGCCGACACCGACCTGCTGCTCTCGCGCCTGGCCGAGATCGCCGACGCCACCGGCGGTGCGGTCAGTCCGCTCGTCGGCGGTGTGCTCGCGCGCCGCGGATACGACGCCGGGATGTCGCTGACCGACCGGGGCGCCGAACCGGCACCCCTGTGGCGCGAGACCCTGTCGTGGACCCCGGACATGCTGCGCCTGTCCGAACCGGCGACCATCGATGTCGGGGCCCTCGGCAAGGGCCGCCTCGTCGACATCGTCCACGACCTCCTCGCCGAGCGGACGAGCGGCCCCCTCGTCGTCGACGCGTCGGGGGATCTCCGGGTGAGCGGCGCCGAGCTGCGGATCGCGCTCGAGCACCCCTTCGACACCACGCGGGCGATCGGCGTCGTGACCGCGTCGTCCGGGGCGGTCTGCGCGTCAGCGACCAATCGACGCCGCTGGGGCGACGGCCTCCACCACGTGCTCGACGCGCGCACCGGCATACCGGTCCGCACCGTCGCCGCGACCTGGGCGTTCGCGCCCGAGGCGATGACGGCGGACGCGGTCGCCACCGCGCTGTTCTTCGACGGCGGCCCCGAGATCGCCCACCGATGGGGTGCGGAATGGGTGCGCATGACCACCGACGGCCGTGTCGACTGGTCACCGGGTAATCCGGCCGAGCTGTTCCGGCGGACAGCTACGGTGGCATCGTGA
- the glmU gene encoding bifunctional UDP-N-acetylglucosamine diphosphorylase/glucosamine-1-phosphate N-acetyltransferase GlmU, whose product MTDSTAPASLSVIVLAAGQGTRMKSATPKVLHRIGGRSLLGHVLHTAAHLNPRRTAVVVRHERDLVASEVAAVAPGAVIVDQDEVPGTGRAVELGVEALGDDTADVLVLSADVPLLDVPMLTALLAAHRERRAAATLLTAVLEDATGYGRVIRATDDAVSRIVEQKDAAPDELAVTEINAGVYVFRADTLRRELARVGTANAQGEKYLTDVIGLLRDAALPVAAVTAPDAAAALGVNDRIQLSEAARTLNARTVRHWQREGVTVMDPATTWIDVTATLARDVTLLPGTHVLRATVIGEGAVVGPDTTLVDCEVGERATVTRTDATLAVIGADASVGPFAYLRPGARLGAGGKVGTFVEVKNSDIGERSKVPHLSYIGDTTIGSGVNLGAGAITANYDDLAKHRTEIGDEVHSGSHNVFVAPVRIGDGAKTGAGAVIRKDVPAGALALSVAPQRNIEGWVEKNRPGTAAAEAAARARTSQEADDGAQNEDG is encoded by the coding sequence ATGACAGACAGCACCGCCCCCGCCTCCCTCTCGGTCATCGTCCTCGCCGCGGGGCAGGGAACACGGATGAAGTCCGCCACCCCGAAGGTGCTCCACCGCATCGGGGGCCGCTCTCTTCTCGGTCACGTCCTGCACACGGCGGCGCACCTGAATCCCCGGCGCACCGCCGTGGTGGTGCGGCATGAACGCGATCTCGTGGCCTCCGAGGTCGCCGCGGTGGCCCCCGGGGCGGTGATCGTCGATCAGGACGAGGTGCCCGGCACCGGACGCGCGGTCGAGCTCGGCGTGGAGGCCCTCGGCGACGACACCGCCGACGTCCTGGTGCTCAGCGCCGACGTGCCCCTGCTCGACGTGCCGATGCTCACCGCGCTCCTCGCCGCGCATCGGGAACGGCGGGCGGCGGCGACGCTGCTGACGGCGGTGCTGGAGGATGCCACGGGCTACGGCCGGGTCATCCGCGCCACGGACGATGCCGTCTCCCGGATCGTGGAGCAGAAGGACGCCGCCCCCGACGAACTGGCGGTGACCGAGATCAACGCGGGCGTCTACGTCTTCCGGGCGGACACGCTCCGGCGAGAGCTCGCACGCGTGGGCACCGCGAACGCGCAGGGCGAGAAGTACCTCACCGATGTCATCGGTCTGCTGCGCGACGCGGCGCTTCCGGTCGCCGCCGTCACCGCACCCGATGCCGCCGCCGCGCTCGGGGTGAACGACCGGATCCAGCTGTCCGAGGCGGCGCGCACCCTCAACGCCCGCACCGTCCGGCACTGGCAGCGGGAGGGCGTGACGGTGATGGATCCGGCCACGACCTGGATCGATGTGACCGCGACCCTCGCCCGCGACGTCACCCTGCTCCCGGGCACGCACGTCCTGCGGGCCACGGTCATCGGGGAGGGGGCCGTCGTGGGTCCCGACACCACACTGGTGGATTGCGAGGTGGGGGAACGTGCGACGGTCACGCGCACCGATGCGACCCTCGCCGTGATCGGCGCAGATGCCTCGGTCGGGCCGTTCGCCTACCTGCGACCGGGCGCCCGGCTGGGCGCCGGCGGCAAGGTCGGGACGTTCGTCGAGGTGAAGAACTCCGACATCGGCGAGCGGAGCAAGGTGCCGCACCTGTCGTACATCGGCGACACCACGATCGGCTCCGGAGTCAACCTGGGTGCCGGAGCGATCACGGCGAACTACGACGACCTCGCCAAGCATCGCACCGAGATCGGCGACGAGGTCCACAGCGGCTCGCACAACGTCTTCGTCGCGCCCGTTAGGATCGGAGACGGCGCGAAGACCGGAGCCGGCGCCGTCATCCGCAAGGACGTCCCCGCCGGAGCTCTGGCCCTGAGTGTGGCCCCTCAGCGCAACATCGAGGGGTGGGTCGAGAAGAACAGGCCCGGGACGGCAGCGGCCGAGGCCGCCGCGCGAGCCCGGACGTCACAGGAAGCGGACGATGGCGCGCAAAACGAAGACGGTTGA